Proteins encoded within one genomic window of Acidovorax sp. 107:
- a CDS encoding TetR/AcrR family transcriptional regulator gives MNAPQPTPRLTDRKRDAIVQAAIGEFREHGFNGTSMDRVAAAADVSKRTVYNHFPSKEELFEAILLLMWERSQSPDELAYTPTRPLRDQLLELLAQKMRLLNDASFIDLSRVAMADMMHSPERARGITAKLSAKEEGLPRWLRAAQQDGRLRATMDVPYAAQQLQGMVKAFAFWPQLAMGQPPLSTAQQQQVLGDAVDMFLGFYAAPNQEAQPLAKKAKAGSTGKAATTRAATPSKPIPRRAPAR, from the coding sequence ATGAACGCCCCCCAGCCCACACCCCGCCTGACCGACCGCAAGCGCGATGCCATCGTGCAGGCTGCCATCGGCGAGTTCCGCGAACACGGCTTCAACGGCACCAGCATGGACCGCGTGGCGGCAGCGGCGGATGTGTCCAAGCGCACGGTGTACAACCACTTCCCGAGCAAGGAAGAGCTGTTCGAGGCCATCCTGCTGCTGATGTGGGAGCGCAGCCAGTCGCCCGACGAACTGGCCTACACCCCCACGCGCCCGCTGCGCGACCAGCTGCTGGAGCTGCTGGCGCAAAAGATGCGCCTGCTCAACGACGCGAGCTTCATCGACCTGAGCCGCGTGGCCATGGCCGACATGATGCATTCGCCCGAACGCGCGCGCGGCATCACCGCCAAACTCTCGGCCAAGGAGGAGGGCCTGCCGCGCTGGCTGCGTGCCGCCCAGCAGGACGGCCGCCTGCGCGCCACCATGGATGTGCCCTATGCCGCGCAGCAACTGCAGGGCATGGTCAAGGCGTTTGCGTTCTGGCCCCAGCTGGCCATGGGCCAGCCGCCCTTGAGCACAGCGCAGCAGCAGCAGGTGCTGGGCGATGCGGTGGACATGTTCCTGGGGTTCTACGCCGCGCCTAACCAAGAGGCACAACCACTCGCAAAAAAGGCCAAGGCTGGAAGCACCGGCAAGGCAGCGACAACCCGGGCCGCAACACCTTCCAAGCCCATCCCCCGCCGCGCCCCAGCGCGCT